A portion of the Betta splendens chromosome 2, fBetSpl5.4, whole genome shotgun sequence genome contains these proteins:
- the mark2b gene encoding serine/threonine-protein kinase MARK2 isoform X8 yields the protein MSTRTPLVQVIENSAGQDSKPSSRSSMSRCRNSVATTTSDDQPHIGNYRLLKTIGKGNFAKVKLARHVLTGKEVAVKIIDKTQLNSSSLQKLFREVRIMKMLNHPNIVKLFEVIETDKTLYLVMEYASGGEVFDYLVAHGRMKEKEARAKFRQIVSAVQYCHQKCIVHRDLKAENLLLDADMNIKIADFGFSNEFTLGNKLDTFCGSPPYAAPELFQGKKYDGPEVDVWSLGVILYTLVSGSLPFDGQNLKELRERVLRGKYRIPFYMSTDCENLLKKFLILNPSKRGSLEQQIMRDRWMNVGYEEEELKPYIEPQPDYKDPRRTDIMLQMGFSQEEIQDSLVNQKYNDVMATYLLLDYRNSELDEGCIKPRPVGDVTNINASSPGHKVQRSVSSNQKPQNRRTTDQGEIGSSHSKRGGQTDNRTTAEDSGRKGSSGSSTTKVPASPLVPSDRKKSATPSTNSILSTGTSRSRNSPLTERATLGQGIQNGKDSLNTPGSRASTASAAAVLSSSSSRPRHHKSLSSSNHPCPSDLHAPRPSAPPQRAPGASPSAHNISSAAVSDRTNFSRGVGIRSTFHAGQQRVARDQQGSAYPGGPASPSLSHGNSQARRTHGATGIFSKFTSKFVRRSMLSSTVDKSDKTSGGVLSSSSNNDENNSSPGSGNTGGTGTPPANSSQKPRSLRFTWSMKTTSSMEPSEMMREIRKVLDSNSCEYELRERYMLLCVSGDPARDDFVQWEMEVCKLPRLSLNGVRFKRISGTSIAFKNIASKIANELKL from the exons ATGTCAACAAGGACTCCATTGGTGCAAGTCATTGAGAACTCGGCTGGGCAG GACTCCAAGCCATCTAGTCGCTCCAGCATGTCGCGATGTCGGAACTCGGTTGCCACGACCACATCAGACGACCAGCCGCACATTGGTAACTACCGGTTGCTAAAAACCATCGGCAAAGGCAACTTCGCCAAGGTCAAACTGGCACGACACGTCCTCACCGGAAAAGAG GTGGCTGTAAAGATCATTGATAAGACACAGCTGAACTCCTCCAGTTTGCAGAAG CTCTTCCGGGAGGTGAGGATCATGAAAATGTTGAATCATCCCAACATAG TCAAGCTCTTCGAGGTGATAGAAACAGACAAGACTCTGTACCTGGTAATGGAGTATGCTAGTGGAG GTGAGGTCTTTGATTACCTGGTTGCTCATGGTAGGATGAAGGAGAAAGAAGCCCGTGCCAAATTTCGACAG ATTGTGTCAGCAGTGCAGTATTGCCATCAGAAGTGTATAGTACACAGAGACCTGAAG GCAGAGAATCTGCTGCTGGACGCAGACATGAACATCAAGATAGCTGACTTTGGCTTTAGTAATGAGTTTACTCTGGGGAACAAGCTGGACACATTCTGCGGCTCCCCTCCCTACGCCGCCCCAGAGCTCTTTCAGGGCAAGAAGTACGACGGGCCTGAGGTGGACGTCTGGAGCCTGGGGGTAATCCTCTACACCCTGGTCAGCGGCTCGCTGCCTTTCGATGGACAGAACCTCAAG GAACTGAGGGAGCGTGTGCTGCGCGGCAAATACAGGATTCCCTTCTACATGTCCACCGACTGTGAGAACCTGCTGAAGAAGTTTCTCATCTTGAACCCCTCCAAAAGAGGCAGCCTCGAG CAGCAAATAATGAGGGACCGGTGGATGAATGTAGGctatgaggaggaggaactcaAACCCTACATTGAACCCCAGCCGGACTATAAGGACCCCAGGAGAACAG ACATTATGCTGCAGATGGGATTCTCTCAGGAGGAGATCCAGGACTCGCTAGTGAACCAGAAGTACAATGATGTGATGGCGACGTACCTGCTACTGGACTACAGGAACTCTGAG CTGGATGAGGGCTGCATCAAGCCGCGGCCAGTAGGTGATGTCACAAACATAAACGCCTCCTCCCCGGGTCACAAG GTACAGCGCAGTGTGTCATCCAACCAGAAACCTCAGAACCGCAGAACCACCGACCAGGGTGAGAttg GCTCGTCCCACTCTAAGAGGGGAGGTCAAACAGACAACAGGACTACAGCCGAGGATTCTGGGAGGAAGGGCTCGTCAGGCAGCTCCACCACTAAGGTGCCAGCCAGCCCTCTGGTCCCCTCTGACCGCAAGAAGAGCGCCACCCCCTCCACC AATAGCATACTGTCCACTGGTACCAGCCGCAGTCGGAACTCTCCACTGACTGAGAGAGCCACGCTGGGCCAGGGCATCCAGAACGGCAAggacag CCTAAACACTCCGGGCTCCCGGGCCTCTACTGCCTCGGCTGCtgccgtcctctcctcctcctcctcgcgtccCCGCCACCACAAgtccctgtcctcctccaatCATCCATGTCCCTCTGACCTGCACGCACCACGGCCCAG CGCCCCACCTCAGCGGGCGCCCGGTGCCTCCCCATCTGCCCACAACATCAGCAGTGCTGCCGTGTCCGACCGTACCAACTTCTCCAGAGGGGTGGGGATCCGCAGCACGTTCCACGCAGGCCAGCAGCGGGTGGCCCGGGACCAGCAGGGCTCTGCCTACCCGGGCGGGCCCGCGTCCCCGTCGCTGTCGCACGGCAACAGCCAGGCCCGCAGGACACACGGCGCCACAGGGATTTTTAGCAAGTTCACATCCAAGTTTGTACGCAG GTCAATGCTGAGCAGCACAGTGGACAAGTCGGACAAGACGTCCGGTGgcgttctctcctcctcttccaacAACGACGAGAACAACTCCTCCCCAGGATCTGGTAACACCG gcggCACCGGCACTCCGCCTGCCAACTCCAGCCAGAAGCCGCGCTCGCTCCGCTTCACCTGGTCCATGAAGACCACGTCCTCCATGGAGCCCTCGGAGATGATGCGCGAGATCCGCAAGGTGCTCGACTCCAACAGCTGCGAGTACGAGCTGCGCGAGCGCTACATGCTGCTGTGCGTGTCGGGGGATCCGGCGCGCGACGACTTCGTGCAGTGGGAGATGGAGGTGTGCAAGCTGCCGCGGCTCTCCCTCAACGGCGTGCGCTTCAAGAGGATCTCGGGCACGTCCATCGCCTTCAAGAACATTGCCTCAAAGATCGCCAACGAGCTCAAACTGTGA
- the mark2b gene encoding serine/threonine-protein kinase MARK2 isoform X4 — protein MSTRTPLVQVIENSAGQDSKPSSRSSMSRCRNSVATTTSDDQPHIGNYRLLKTIGKGNFAKVKLARHVLTGKEVAVKIIDKTQLNSSSLQKLFREVRIMKMLNHPNIVKLFEVIETDKTLYLVMEYASGGEVFDYLVAHGRMKEKEARAKFRQIVSAVQYCHQKCIVHRDLKAENLLLDADMNIKIADFGFSNEFTLGNKLDTFCGSPPYAAPELFQGKKYDGPEVDVWSLGVILYTLVSGSLPFDGQNLKELRERVLRGKYRIPFYMSTDCENLLKKFLILNPSKRGSLEQQIMRDRWMNVGYEEEELKPYIEPQPDYKDPRRTDIMLQMGFSQEEIQDSLVNQKYNDVMATYLLLDYRNSELDEGCIKPRPVGDVTNINASSPGHKVQRSVSSNQKPQNRRTTDQGSSHSKRGGQTDNRTTAEDSGRKGSSGSSTTKVPASPLVPSDRKKSATPSTNSILSTGTSRSRNSPLTERATLGQGIQNGKDSLNTPGSRASTASAAAVLSSSSSRPRHHKSLSSSNHPCPSDLHAPRPSAPPQRAPGASPSAHNISSAAVSDRTNFSRGVGIRSTFHAGQQRVARDQQGSAYPGGPASPSLSHGNSQARRTHGATGIFSKFTSKFVRRNLSFRFPRRSPGEGRDEGSRSMLSSTVDKSDKTSGGVLSSSSNNDENNSSPGSGNTGGTGTPPANSSQKPRSLRFTWSMKTTSSMEPSEMMREIRKVLDSNSCEYELRERYMLLCVSGDPARDDFVQWEMEVCKLPRLSLNGVRFKRISGTSIAFKNIASKIANELKL, from the exons ATGTCAACAAGGACTCCATTGGTGCAAGTCATTGAGAACTCGGCTGGGCAG GACTCCAAGCCATCTAGTCGCTCCAGCATGTCGCGATGTCGGAACTCGGTTGCCACGACCACATCAGACGACCAGCCGCACATTGGTAACTACCGGTTGCTAAAAACCATCGGCAAAGGCAACTTCGCCAAGGTCAAACTGGCACGACACGTCCTCACCGGAAAAGAG GTGGCTGTAAAGATCATTGATAAGACACAGCTGAACTCCTCCAGTTTGCAGAAG CTCTTCCGGGAGGTGAGGATCATGAAAATGTTGAATCATCCCAACATAG TCAAGCTCTTCGAGGTGATAGAAACAGACAAGACTCTGTACCTGGTAATGGAGTATGCTAGTGGAG GTGAGGTCTTTGATTACCTGGTTGCTCATGGTAGGATGAAGGAGAAAGAAGCCCGTGCCAAATTTCGACAG ATTGTGTCAGCAGTGCAGTATTGCCATCAGAAGTGTATAGTACACAGAGACCTGAAG GCAGAGAATCTGCTGCTGGACGCAGACATGAACATCAAGATAGCTGACTTTGGCTTTAGTAATGAGTTTACTCTGGGGAACAAGCTGGACACATTCTGCGGCTCCCCTCCCTACGCCGCCCCAGAGCTCTTTCAGGGCAAGAAGTACGACGGGCCTGAGGTGGACGTCTGGAGCCTGGGGGTAATCCTCTACACCCTGGTCAGCGGCTCGCTGCCTTTCGATGGACAGAACCTCAAG GAACTGAGGGAGCGTGTGCTGCGCGGCAAATACAGGATTCCCTTCTACATGTCCACCGACTGTGAGAACCTGCTGAAGAAGTTTCTCATCTTGAACCCCTCCAAAAGAGGCAGCCTCGAG CAGCAAATAATGAGGGACCGGTGGATGAATGTAGGctatgaggaggaggaactcaAACCCTACATTGAACCCCAGCCGGACTATAAGGACCCCAGGAGAACAG ACATTATGCTGCAGATGGGATTCTCTCAGGAGGAGATCCAGGACTCGCTAGTGAACCAGAAGTACAATGATGTGATGGCGACGTACCTGCTACTGGACTACAGGAACTCTGAG CTGGATGAGGGCTGCATCAAGCCGCGGCCAGTAGGTGATGTCACAAACATAAACGCCTCCTCCCCGGGTCACAAG GTACAGCGCAGTGTGTCATCCAACCAGAAACCTCAGAACCGCAGAACCACCGACCAGG GCTCGTCCCACTCTAAGAGGGGAGGTCAAACAGACAACAGGACTACAGCCGAGGATTCTGGGAGGAAGGGCTCGTCAGGCAGCTCCACCACTAAGGTGCCAGCCAGCCCTCTGGTCCCCTCTGACCGCAAGAAGAGCGCCACCCCCTCCACC AATAGCATACTGTCCACTGGTACCAGCCGCAGTCGGAACTCTCCACTGACTGAGAGAGCCACGCTGGGCCAGGGCATCCAGAACGGCAAggacag CCTAAACACTCCGGGCTCCCGGGCCTCTACTGCCTCGGCTGCtgccgtcctctcctcctcctcctcgcgtccCCGCCACCACAAgtccctgtcctcctccaatCATCCATGTCCCTCTGACCTGCACGCACCACGGCCCAG CGCCCCACCTCAGCGGGCGCCCGGTGCCTCCCCATCTGCCCACAACATCAGCAGTGCTGCCGTGTCCGACCGTACCAACTTCTCCAGAGGGGTGGGGATCCGCAGCACGTTCCACGCAGGCCAGCAGCGGGTGGCCCGGGACCAGCAGGGCTCTGCCTACCCGGGCGGGCCCGCGTCCCCGTCGCTGTCGCACGGCAACAGCCAGGCCCGCAGGACACACGGCGCCACAGGGATTTTTAGCAAGTTCACATCCAAGTTTGTACGCAG aaaTCTCTCGTTCAGGTTTCCAAGAAG GAGTCCGGGAGAGGGTCGGGATGAGGGCAGCAG GTCAATGCTGAGCAGCACAGTGGACAAGTCGGACAAGACGTCCGGTGgcgttctctcctcctcttccaacAACGACGAGAACAACTCCTCCCCAGGATCTGGTAACACCG gcggCACCGGCACTCCGCCTGCCAACTCCAGCCAGAAGCCGCGCTCGCTCCGCTTCACCTGGTCCATGAAGACCACGTCCTCCATGGAGCCCTCGGAGATGATGCGCGAGATCCGCAAGGTGCTCGACTCCAACAGCTGCGAGTACGAGCTGCGCGAGCGCTACATGCTGCTGTGCGTGTCGGGGGATCCGGCGCGCGACGACTTCGTGCAGTGGGAGATGGAGGTGTGCAAGCTGCCGCGGCTCTCCCTCAACGGCGTGCGCTTCAAGAGGATCTCGGGCACGTCCATCGCCTTCAAGAACATTGCCTCAAAGATCGCCAACGAGCTCAAACTGTGA
- the mark2b gene encoding serine/threonine-protein kinase MARK2 isoform X2 has translation MSTRTPLVQVIENSAGQDSKPSSRSSMSRCRNSVATTTSDDQPHIGNYRLLKTIGKGNFAKVKLARHVLTGKEVAVKIIDKTQLNSSSLQKLFREVRIMKMLNHPNIVKLFEVIETDKTLYLVMEYASGGEVFDYLVAHGRMKEKEARAKFRQIVSAVQYCHQKCIVHRDLKAENLLLDADMNIKIADFGFSNEFTLGNKLDTFCGSPPYAAPELFQGKKYDGPEVDVWSLGVILYTLVSGSLPFDGQNLKELRERVLRGKYRIPFYMSTDCENLLKKFLILNPSKRGSLEQIMRDRWMNVGYEEEELKPYIEPQPDYKDPRRTDIMLQMGFSQEEIQDSLVNQKYNDVMATYLLLDYRNSELDEGCIKPRPVGDVTNINASSPGHKVQRSVSSNQKPQNRRTTDQGEIGSSHSKRGGQTDNRTTAEDSGRKGSSGSSTTKVPASPLVPSDRKKSATPSTNSILSTGTSRSRNSPLTERATLGQGIQNGKDSLNTPGSRASTASAAAVLSSSSSRPRHHKSLSSSNHPCPSDLHAPRPSAPPQRAPGASPSAHNISSAAVSDRTNFSRGVGIRSTFHAGQQRVARDQQGSAYPGGPASPSLSHGNSQARRTHGATGIFSKFTSKFVRRNLSFRFPRRSPGEGRDEGSRSMLSSTVDKSDKTSGGVLSSSSNNDENNSSPGSGNTGGTGTPPANSSQKPRSLRFTWSMKTTSSMEPSEMMREIRKVLDSNSCEYELRERYMLLCVSGDPARDDFVQWEMEVCKLPRLSLNGVRFKRISGTSIAFKNIASKIANELKL, from the exons ATGTCAACAAGGACTCCATTGGTGCAAGTCATTGAGAACTCGGCTGGGCAG GACTCCAAGCCATCTAGTCGCTCCAGCATGTCGCGATGTCGGAACTCGGTTGCCACGACCACATCAGACGACCAGCCGCACATTGGTAACTACCGGTTGCTAAAAACCATCGGCAAAGGCAACTTCGCCAAGGTCAAACTGGCACGACACGTCCTCACCGGAAAAGAG GTGGCTGTAAAGATCATTGATAAGACACAGCTGAACTCCTCCAGTTTGCAGAAG CTCTTCCGGGAGGTGAGGATCATGAAAATGTTGAATCATCCCAACATAG TCAAGCTCTTCGAGGTGATAGAAACAGACAAGACTCTGTACCTGGTAATGGAGTATGCTAGTGGAG GTGAGGTCTTTGATTACCTGGTTGCTCATGGTAGGATGAAGGAGAAAGAAGCCCGTGCCAAATTTCGACAG ATTGTGTCAGCAGTGCAGTATTGCCATCAGAAGTGTATAGTACACAGAGACCTGAAG GCAGAGAATCTGCTGCTGGACGCAGACATGAACATCAAGATAGCTGACTTTGGCTTTAGTAATGAGTTTACTCTGGGGAACAAGCTGGACACATTCTGCGGCTCCCCTCCCTACGCCGCCCCAGAGCTCTTTCAGGGCAAGAAGTACGACGGGCCTGAGGTGGACGTCTGGAGCCTGGGGGTAATCCTCTACACCCTGGTCAGCGGCTCGCTGCCTTTCGATGGACAGAACCTCAAG GAACTGAGGGAGCGTGTGCTGCGCGGCAAATACAGGATTCCCTTCTACATGTCCACCGACTGTGAGAACCTGCTGAAGAAGTTTCTCATCTTGAACCCCTCCAAAAGAGGCAGCCTCGAG CAAATAATGAGGGACCGGTGGATGAATGTAGGctatgaggaggaggaactcaAACCCTACATTGAACCCCAGCCGGACTATAAGGACCCCAGGAGAACAG ACATTATGCTGCAGATGGGATTCTCTCAGGAGGAGATCCAGGACTCGCTAGTGAACCAGAAGTACAATGATGTGATGGCGACGTACCTGCTACTGGACTACAGGAACTCTGAG CTGGATGAGGGCTGCATCAAGCCGCGGCCAGTAGGTGATGTCACAAACATAAACGCCTCCTCCCCGGGTCACAAG GTACAGCGCAGTGTGTCATCCAACCAGAAACCTCAGAACCGCAGAACCACCGACCAGGGTGAGAttg GCTCGTCCCACTCTAAGAGGGGAGGTCAAACAGACAACAGGACTACAGCCGAGGATTCTGGGAGGAAGGGCTCGTCAGGCAGCTCCACCACTAAGGTGCCAGCCAGCCCTCTGGTCCCCTCTGACCGCAAGAAGAGCGCCACCCCCTCCACC AATAGCATACTGTCCACTGGTACCAGCCGCAGTCGGAACTCTCCACTGACTGAGAGAGCCACGCTGGGCCAGGGCATCCAGAACGGCAAggacag CCTAAACACTCCGGGCTCCCGGGCCTCTACTGCCTCGGCTGCtgccgtcctctcctcctcctcctcgcgtccCCGCCACCACAAgtccctgtcctcctccaatCATCCATGTCCCTCTGACCTGCACGCACCACGGCCCAG CGCCCCACCTCAGCGGGCGCCCGGTGCCTCCCCATCTGCCCACAACATCAGCAGTGCTGCCGTGTCCGACCGTACCAACTTCTCCAGAGGGGTGGGGATCCGCAGCACGTTCCACGCAGGCCAGCAGCGGGTGGCCCGGGACCAGCAGGGCTCTGCCTACCCGGGCGGGCCCGCGTCCCCGTCGCTGTCGCACGGCAACAGCCAGGCCCGCAGGACACACGGCGCCACAGGGATTTTTAGCAAGTTCACATCCAAGTTTGTACGCAG aaaTCTCTCGTTCAGGTTTCCAAGAAG GAGTCCGGGAGAGGGTCGGGATGAGGGCAGCAG GTCAATGCTGAGCAGCACAGTGGACAAGTCGGACAAGACGTCCGGTGgcgttctctcctcctcttccaacAACGACGAGAACAACTCCTCCCCAGGATCTGGTAACACCG gcggCACCGGCACTCCGCCTGCCAACTCCAGCCAGAAGCCGCGCTCGCTCCGCTTCACCTGGTCCATGAAGACCACGTCCTCCATGGAGCCCTCGGAGATGATGCGCGAGATCCGCAAGGTGCTCGACTCCAACAGCTGCGAGTACGAGCTGCGCGAGCGCTACATGCTGCTGTGCGTGTCGGGGGATCCGGCGCGCGACGACTTCGTGCAGTGGGAGATGGAGGTGTGCAAGCTGCCGCGGCTCTCCCTCAACGGCGTGCGCTTCAAGAGGATCTCGGGCACGTCCATCGCCTTCAAGAACATTGCCTCAAAGATCGCCAACGAGCTCAAACTGTGA
- the mark2b gene encoding serine/threonine-protein kinase MARK2 isoform X7, translating into MSTRTPLVQVIENSAGQDSKPSSRSSMSRCRNSVATTTSDDQPHIGNYRLLKTIGKGNFAKVKLARHVLTGKEVAVKIIDKTQLNSSSLQKLFREVRIMKMLNHPNIVKLFEVIETDKTLYLVMEYASGGEVFDYLVAHGRMKEKEARAKFRQIVSAVQYCHQKCIVHRDLKAENLLLDADMNIKIADFGFSNEFTLGNKLDTFCGSPPYAAPELFQGKKYDGPEVDVWSLGVILYTLVSGSLPFDGQNLKELRERVLRGKYRIPFYMSTDCENLLKKFLILNPSKRGSLEQQIMRDRWMNVGYEEEELKPYIEPQPDYKDPRRTDIMLQMGFSQEEIQDSLVNQKYNDVMATYLLLDYRNSELDEGCIKPRPVGDVTNINASSPGHKVQRSVSSNQKPQNRRTTDQGEIGSSHSKRGGQTDNRTTAEDSGRKGSSGSSTTKVPASPLVPSDRKKSATPSTNSILSTGTSRSRNSPLTERATLGQGIQNGKDSLNTPGSRASTASAAAVLSSSSSRPRHHKSLSSSNHPCPSDLHAPRPSAPPQRAPGASPSAHNISSAAVSDRTNFSRGVGIRSTFHAGQQRVARDQQGSAYPGGPASPSLSHGNSQARRTHGATGIFSKFTSKFVRRNLSFRFPRRSMLSSTVDKSDKTSGGVLSSSSNNDENNSSPGSGNTGGTGTPPANSSQKPRSLRFTWSMKTTSSMEPSEMMREIRKVLDSNSCEYELRERYMLLCVSGDPARDDFVQWEMEVCKLPRLSLNGVRFKRISGTSIAFKNIASKIANELKL; encoded by the exons ATGTCAACAAGGACTCCATTGGTGCAAGTCATTGAGAACTCGGCTGGGCAG GACTCCAAGCCATCTAGTCGCTCCAGCATGTCGCGATGTCGGAACTCGGTTGCCACGACCACATCAGACGACCAGCCGCACATTGGTAACTACCGGTTGCTAAAAACCATCGGCAAAGGCAACTTCGCCAAGGTCAAACTGGCACGACACGTCCTCACCGGAAAAGAG GTGGCTGTAAAGATCATTGATAAGACACAGCTGAACTCCTCCAGTTTGCAGAAG CTCTTCCGGGAGGTGAGGATCATGAAAATGTTGAATCATCCCAACATAG TCAAGCTCTTCGAGGTGATAGAAACAGACAAGACTCTGTACCTGGTAATGGAGTATGCTAGTGGAG GTGAGGTCTTTGATTACCTGGTTGCTCATGGTAGGATGAAGGAGAAAGAAGCCCGTGCCAAATTTCGACAG ATTGTGTCAGCAGTGCAGTATTGCCATCAGAAGTGTATAGTACACAGAGACCTGAAG GCAGAGAATCTGCTGCTGGACGCAGACATGAACATCAAGATAGCTGACTTTGGCTTTAGTAATGAGTTTACTCTGGGGAACAAGCTGGACACATTCTGCGGCTCCCCTCCCTACGCCGCCCCAGAGCTCTTTCAGGGCAAGAAGTACGACGGGCCTGAGGTGGACGTCTGGAGCCTGGGGGTAATCCTCTACACCCTGGTCAGCGGCTCGCTGCCTTTCGATGGACAGAACCTCAAG GAACTGAGGGAGCGTGTGCTGCGCGGCAAATACAGGATTCCCTTCTACATGTCCACCGACTGTGAGAACCTGCTGAAGAAGTTTCTCATCTTGAACCCCTCCAAAAGAGGCAGCCTCGAG CAGCAAATAATGAGGGACCGGTGGATGAATGTAGGctatgaggaggaggaactcaAACCCTACATTGAACCCCAGCCGGACTATAAGGACCCCAGGAGAACAG ACATTATGCTGCAGATGGGATTCTCTCAGGAGGAGATCCAGGACTCGCTAGTGAACCAGAAGTACAATGATGTGATGGCGACGTACCTGCTACTGGACTACAGGAACTCTGAG CTGGATGAGGGCTGCATCAAGCCGCGGCCAGTAGGTGATGTCACAAACATAAACGCCTCCTCCCCGGGTCACAAG GTACAGCGCAGTGTGTCATCCAACCAGAAACCTCAGAACCGCAGAACCACCGACCAGGGTGAGAttg GCTCGTCCCACTCTAAGAGGGGAGGTCAAACAGACAACAGGACTACAGCCGAGGATTCTGGGAGGAAGGGCTCGTCAGGCAGCTCCACCACTAAGGTGCCAGCCAGCCCTCTGGTCCCCTCTGACCGCAAGAAGAGCGCCACCCCCTCCACC AATAGCATACTGTCCACTGGTACCAGCCGCAGTCGGAACTCTCCACTGACTGAGAGAGCCACGCTGGGCCAGGGCATCCAGAACGGCAAggacag CCTAAACACTCCGGGCTCCCGGGCCTCTACTGCCTCGGCTGCtgccgtcctctcctcctcctcctcgcgtccCCGCCACCACAAgtccctgtcctcctccaatCATCCATGTCCCTCTGACCTGCACGCACCACGGCCCAG CGCCCCACCTCAGCGGGCGCCCGGTGCCTCCCCATCTGCCCACAACATCAGCAGTGCTGCCGTGTCCGACCGTACCAACTTCTCCAGAGGGGTGGGGATCCGCAGCACGTTCCACGCAGGCCAGCAGCGGGTGGCCCGGGACCAGCAGGGCTCTGCCTACCCGGGCGGGCCCGCGTCCCCGTCGCTGTCGCACGGCAACAGCCAGGCCCGCAGGACACACGGCGCCACAGGGATTTTTAGCAAGTTCACATCCAAGTTTGTACGCAG aaaTCTCTCGTTCAGGTTTCCAAGAAG GTCAATGCTGAGCAGCACAGTGGACAAGTCGGACAAGACGTCCGGTGgcgttctctcctcctcttccaacAACGACGAGAACAACTCCTCCCCAGGATCTGGTAACACCG gcggCACCGGCACTCCGCCTGCCAACTCCAGCCAGAAGCCGCGCTCGCTCCGCTTCACCTGGTCCATGAAGACCACGTCCTCCATGGAGCCCTCGGAGATGATGCGCGAGATCCGCAAGGTGCTCGACTCCAACAGCTGCGAGTACGAGCTGCGCGAGCGCTACATGCTGCTGTGCGTGTCGGGGGATCCGGCGCGCGACGACTTCGTGCAGTGGGAGATGGAGGTGTGCAAGCTGCCGCGGCTCTCCCTCAACGGCGTGCGCTTCAAGAGGATCTCGGGCACGTCCATCGCCTTCAAGAACATTGCCTCAAAGATCGCCAACGAGCTCAAACTGTGA